From Nycticebus coucang isolate mNycCou1 chromosome 6, mNycCou1.pri, whole genome shotgun sequence, the proteins below share one genomic window:
- the FAM219B gene encoding protein FAM219B isoform X1 — translation MATADPTGRAVPTEVPGLRSGGATGRADGAAGPLSVQSSTRALRPGERTPAAMEKRGPYLVTRAPSIQAKLQKHRDLAKAVLRRKGMLGASPNRPDSSGKRAVKFNKGYTALSQTPDENLVSLDSDSDGELESRYSSGYSSAEQVNQDMSRQLLQDGYHLDEIPDDEDLDLIPPKPIASSACSCCWCCLGDSSSCTLQ, via the exons ATGGCGACAGCGGACCCCACCGGGCGCGCGGTCCCGACTGAGGTCCCAGGACTTCGGTCCGGCGGGGCCACCGGCCGAGCTGACGGAGCTGCAGGACCACTCTCTGTGCAGAGCAGTACCAGAGCCCTCCGGCCGGGGGAGCGCACTCCCGCCGCCATGGAGAAGAGGGGGCCCTACTTGGTGACGCGCGCACCCTCTATTCAAGCCAAGCTCC AGAAGCACCGGGACCTGGCCAAGGCCGTTCTGCGGAGAAAAGGCATGCTGGGGGCCTCGCCGAACCGCCCCGACTCTTCAGGGAAAAG GGCAGTAAAATTTAACAAGGGCTATACTGCTCTTAGCCAGACTCCAGATGAAAACCTGGTGTCCCTCGACTCTGACAG tgATGGGGAACTGGAATCCAGATACTCCTCCGGGTATTCCTCTGCAGAG CAGGTGAACCAGGACATGAGCCGGCAGCTGCTCCAAGATGGGTATCACCTGGATGAGATTCCAGATGACGAGGACTTAGACCTCATTCCCCCTAAGCCCATCGCCTCTTCAGCCTGCTCTTGCTGCTGGTGCTGTCTTGGGGACtcttcctcctgtaccctccagTAG
- the FAM219B gene encoding protein FAM219B isoform X2 has protein sequence MATADPTGRAVPTEVPGLRSGGATGRADGAAGPLSVQSSTRALRPGERTPAAMEKRGPYLVTRAPSIQAKLQKHRDLAKAVLRRKGMLGASPNRPDSSGKRAVKFNKGYTALSQTPDENLVSLDSDSDGELESRYSSGYSSAEVNQDMSRQLLQDGYHLDEIPDDEDLDLIPPKPIASSACSCCWCCLGDSSSCTLQ, from the exons ATGGCGACAGCGGACCCCACCGGGCGCGCGGTCCCGACTGAGGTCCCAGGACTTCGGTCCGGCGGGGCCACCGGCCGAGCTGACGGAGCTGCAGGACCACTCTCTGTGCAGAGCAGTACCAGAGCCCTCCGGCCGGGGGAGCGCACTCCCGCCGCCATGGAGAAGAGGGGGCCCTACTTGGTGACGCGCGCACCCTCTATTCAAGCCAAGCTCC AGAAGCACCGGGACCTGGCCAAGGCCGTTCTGCGGAGAAAAGGCATGCTGGGGGCCTCGCCGAACCGCCCCGACTCTTCAGGGAAAAG GGCAGTAAAATTTAACAAGGGCTATACTGCTCTTAGCCAGACTCCAGATGAAAACCTGGTGTCCCTCGACTCTGACAG tgATGGGGAACTGGAATCCAGATACTCCTCCGGGTATTCCTCTGCAGAG GTGAACCAGGACATGAGCCGGCAGCTGCTCCAAGATGGGTATCACCTGGATGAGATTCCAGATGACGAGGACTTAGACCTCATTCCCCCTAAGCCCATCGCCTCTTCAGCCTGCTCTTGCTGCTGGTGCTGTCTTGGGGACtcttcctcctgtaccctccagTAG
- the FAM219B gene encoding protein FAM219B isoform X3, whose protein sequence is MATADPTGRAVPTEVPGLRSGGATGRADGAAGPLSVQSSTRALRPGERTPAAMEKRGPYLVTRAPSIQAKLQKHRDLAKAVLRRKGMLGASPNRPDSSGKRAVKFNKGYTALSQTPDENLVSLDSDSDGELESRYSSGYSSAEASPEHLSARGQSAGSFTTTAKCLFGACCVHSTVPDFCR, encoded by the exons ATGGCGACAGCGGACCCCACCGGGCGCGCGGTCCCGACTGAGGTCCCAGGACTTCGGTCCGGCGGGGCCACCGGCCGAGCTGACGGAGCTGCAGGACCACTCTCTGTGCAGAGCAGTACCAGAGCCCTCCGGCCGGGGGAGCGCACTCCCGCCGCCATGGAGAAGAGGGGGCCCTACTTGGTGACGCGCGCACCCTCTATTCAAGCCAAGCTCC AGAAGCACCGGGACCTGGCCAAGGCCGTTCTGCGGAGAAAAGGCATGCTGGGGGCCTCGCCGAACCGCCCCGACTCTTCAGGGAAAAG GGCAGTAAAATTTAACAAGGGCTATACTGCTCTTAGCCAGACTCCAGATGAAAACCTGGTGTCCCTCGACTCTGACAG tgATGGGGAACTGGAATCCAGATACTCCTCCGGGTATTCCTCTGCAGAGGCAAGTCCAGAGCATCTTTCTGCGCGGGGCCAGTCTGCAGGCAGCTTCACCACCACTGCCAAATGCTTGTTTGGTGCCTGCTGTGTGCACAGCACTGTGCCAGACTTCTG CAGGTGA
- the FAM219B gene encoding protein FAM219B isoform X4, protein MATADPTGRAVPTEVPGLRSGGATGRADGAAGPLSVQSSTRALRPGERTPAAMEKRGPYLVTRAPSIQAKLQKHRDLAKAVLRRKGMLGASPNRPDSSGKRAVKFNKGYTALSQTPDENLVSLDSDSDGELESRYSSGYSSAEASPEHLSARGQSAGSFTTTAKCLFGACCVHSTVPDFW, encoded by the exons ATGGCGACAGCGGACCCCACCGGGCGCGCGGTCCCGACTGAGGTCCCAGGACTTCGGTCCGGCGGGGCCACCGGCCGAGCTGACGGAGCTGCAGGACCACTCTCTGTGCAGAGCAGTACCAGAGCCCTCCGGCCGGGGGAGCGCACTCCCGCCGCCATGGAGAAGAGGGGGCCCTACTTGGTGACGCGCGCACCCTCTATTCAAGCCAAGCTCC AGAAGCACCGGGACCTGGCCAAGGCCGTTCTGCGGAGAAAAGGCATGCTGGGGGCCTCGCCGAACCGCCCCGACTCTTCAGGGAAAAG GGCAGTAAAATTTAACAAGGGCTATACTGCTCTTAGCCAGACTCCAGATGAAAACCTGGTGTCCCTCGACTCTGACAG tgATGGGGAACTGGAATCCAGATACTCCTCCGGGTATTCCTCTGCAGAGGCAAGTCCAGAGCATCTTTCTGCGCGGGGCCAGTCTGCAGGCAGCTTCACCACCACTGCCAAATGCTTGTTTGGTGCCTGCTGTGTGCACAGCACTGTGCCAGACTTCTG GTGA
- the FAM219B gene encoding protein FAM219B isoform X5 — protein MATADPTGRAVPTEVPGLRSGGATGRADGAAGPLSVQSSTRALRPGERTPAAMEKRGPYLVTRAPSIQAKLQKHRDLAKAVLRRKGMLGASPNRPDSSGKRAVKFNKGYTALSQTPDENLVSLDSDSDGELESRYSSGYSSAEARQLLFLQLFHLWGLRLMRSWAGLDDISPE, from the exons ATGGCGACAGCGGACCCCACCGGGCGCGCGGTCCCGACTGAGGTCCCAGGACTTCGGTCCGGCGGGGCCACCGGCCGAGCTGACGGAGCTGCAGGACCACTCTCTGTGCAGAGCAGTACCAGAGCCCTCCGGCCGGGGGAGCGCACTCCCGCCGCCATGGAGAAGAGGGGGCCCTACTTGGTGACGCGCGCACCCTCTATTCAAGCCAAGCTCC AGAAGCACCGGGACCTGGCCAAGGCCGTTCTGCGGAGAAAAGGCATGCTGGGGGCCTCGCCGAACCGCCCCGACTCTTCAGGGAAAAG GGCAGTAAAATTTAACAAGGGCTATACTGCTCTTAGCCAGACTCCAGATGAAAACCTGGTGTCCCTCGACTCTGACAG tgATGGGGAACTGGAATCCAGATACTCCTCCGGGTATTCCTCTGCAGAG GCCAGACAACTTCTGTTCCTTCAGTTGTTCCATTTATGGGGTCTCAGACTGATGCGTTCCTGGGCTGGCCTTGATGACATATCTCCAGAGTGA
- the LOC128589112 gene encoding cytochrome c oxidase subunit 5A, mitochondrial isoform X2, whose protein sequence is MLGTALRRCAVAAASRAGPRGLQHPAPVPGPTAAIQSIRCYSHGSHETDEEFDARWVTYFNKPDIDAWELRKGMNTLVGYDLVPEPKIIDAALRACRRLNDFASAVRILEVVKMGFLRIY, encoded by the exons ATGCTGGGCACCGCTCTCCGCCGCTGCGCTGTAGCCGCAGCCTCCCGGGCCGGCCCTCGAGGCCTTCAGCACCCTGCCCCGGTCCCCGGCCCCACCGCCG CTATCCAGTCAATTCGCTGCTATTCCCATGGGTCACATGAGACAGATGAAGAGTTTGATGCTCGCTGGGTGACATACTTCAACAAGCCAGATATAGATGCCTGGGAATTGCGGAAAG GGATGAACACACTTGTTGGCTATGATTTGGTTCCAGAACCCAAAATCATTGATGCTGCTTTGCGGGCATGCAGACGATTAAATGATTTTGCTAGTGCAGTTCGCATCCTAGAGGTTGTTAAG ATGGGCTTCCTAAGGATTTATTGA
- the LOC128589112 gene encoding cytochrome c oxidase subunit 5A, mitochondrial isoform X1, producing MLGTALRRCAVAAASRAGPRGLQHPAPVPGPTAAIQSIRCYSHGSHETDEEFDARWVTYFNKPDIDAWELRKGMNTLVGYDLVPEPKIIDAALRACRRLNDFASAVRILEVVKDKAGPHKEIYPYVIQELRPTLNELGISTPEELGLDKV from the exons ATGCTGGGCACCGCTCTCCGCCGCTGCGCTGTAGCCGCAGCCTCCCGGGCCGGCCCTCGAGGCCTTCAGCACCCTGCCCCGGTCCCCGGCCCCACCGCCG CTATCCAGTCAATTCGCTGCTATTCCCATGGGTCACATGAGACAGATGAAGAGTTTGATGCTCGCTGGGTGACATACTTCAACAAGCCAGATATAGATGCCTGGGAATTGCGGAAAG GGATGAACACACTTGTTGGCTATGATTTGGTTCCAGAACCCAAAATCATTGATGCTGCTTTGCGGGCATGCAGACGATTAAATGATTTTGCTAGTGCAGTTCGCATCCTAGAGGTTGTTAAG GACAAAGCAGGACCTCATAAGGAAATCTACCCCTATGTCATCCAGGAACTTAGACCGACTTTAAATGAATTGGGAATCTCCACTCCAGAGGAACTGGGCCTTGACAAAGTATAA